In Brassica napus cultivar Da-Ae chromosome A3, Da-Ae, whole genome shotgun sequence, the sequence GTGATTACTTTGAAAACATCGGTAACATGCTTTTCAAAGATGGCTTCCTGTACAAGAAAGTATCGACCAAGTCGATTTCTACTCTGAACGTTACACCGACCTTCGATGAGCTTGAGAGGTTTAAGAAAGCAAACGAAAACGGGGAGATCGACTTTGTTGATATGTCAACTTTATTTGCGAATAGGAAAAAGGGTCATTTCATGAAAGGCGATGAGGTTATTGTGATCAAGggagatttaaaaaatatgaaggGTTGGGTTGAGAGAGTAGACGAAGAGAATGTTCTTATCAGATCAGAGATGAAAGGTCTTAATGTAAGCATCCAAACTCTTTCATCTTCTAAAAATGTTGCAGAAAGTGAAATATGATTCTAAAATGTTGCAGAATCCTCTTGCTGTAAACGAGAGAGAGCTTTGCAAGTACTTTGAACCTGGGAATCATGTGAAGGTTGTTTCTGGCACCCATAAAGAAGCAACCGGCATGGTTGTCAAAGTTGATCAGCATGTGCTTTTCCTTCTAACTGATACGACCAAGCAACAGGTAAGGCAATTTTTGCCTTAATTTTTGACAAggtgattatatatttatatatgcatgTGCAGATTCGTGTCTTCGCTGATCACGTCGTGAAGAGTGCAGAAGTGACTAATGGTGTCACAAAAATGGGAGAGTATGAGCTTCATGATCTTGTGCTTCTAAGGTAAGTTGAGTTTCCAAACACTTCTAGTGATGACATTGTCATGTGTATGAGAGATTTATTTTACACGATGCAGCAACTTGAGCTTTGGAGTTATCATAAAACTTGATAATGAAGCTATCCAGGTAACCTACCAATTTTAATTGCGGATACAATCATACGACTGTTATTggttataaagttttttttttcttacgcGATCTGTAGTAACTCTGTTTTAAAAACTTATTCAGGTTCTTAAAGGGGTTCCTGGAAGACCGGAGCTAGCTATTGTCAAACACGGGGAAATAAAGTACAAGATTGAGAAGAAGACCACTGTGAAAGACCGTTACAAAAATGTTATGACGGTTAAAGATGTTGTCAGGGTCACTGAGGGTCCTAGCAAAGTGAGTTCCTTTGCCAGTCAAGTTTGTAGCAAACTCTTTTAATGTTGTTATACCAATTGATTTGCTTCTGGTAGGGTAAACAAGGTCCAGTGATGCACATCTACAAAGGAGTGTTGTTTTTACATGACCGGCATAACGTTGAGCACGCTGGATTTGTCTGCGTTAAATGCTCATCTTGTGTTCTTTCCGGTGGATCATATTCTGGCGCTGACAGAATTGTAAGTCTATTTTAGCAGAGGTTTGCCTATGTTTTTTCTGATTCTCGACGAGCAACAGTTTCAGTTTATTGGTTACGTTTTCTACTCTAGGTTGATTCTTTCTCAAGGTTGGCCAATTCCAAGCCACCAGCCCCTGTGCCTCCATCTCCAAGAAGATTTCAACGGGCAGACTTGGGATATAACTGTATGTTAAGTTCTCAtcatgctattttttttttgttgccacTTGGAGTTCCTTTCATTTGGTTTCTGTTAATACATGCATTCTTGACTGGTCAATTGCAACCTAGatgttaaaagagaaaataatttCCCTATATATGACTTATTCTAAAGCTCTGGGTGGTTCAGTAATATAATTTGGGAATGGATCTAGTTTGAAAGGTTTGTATCAAGTAAAAATCATTCATCGTTTATAACTTGTATGTGCAACTGCAGCTGGATCTGGAGGAAGACATTGGagtggaagaggaggaagggGTAACGACCTTTTGGTAGGTGCTTATGTGAGAGTTCGTCTGGGGCCTTACAAGGGATATAGAGGTCGCATAGTAGAAGTCAAAGAGAAGACAGTGCGTTTGGAACACGAGGCAAAGATTGTGACAGGCAAAGCTCTCCTCTACACACACATTGGTTGATGCATGTTGAATGTATTCTAACTCTTCTTTGTATGTACAGTTAATAGGGACGCGATAGCAGATGGGAATGATAACGTAGCGACACCCTCTCAGTATAATATGGGGAGCCAAACTCCTATGCATCCTTCCCGGACTCCACTTCATCCTTGTATGACTCCAATGCGGGATTCTGGAGGTTTGTTACCTTCAGCTACACCTATCCATAGTGGAATGAGGACACCCATGCGTGATAGAGCTTGGAATCCTTACACGCCTATGAGTCCTCCTCGGTACGTTTATAATACAAACACGCATGGATATTTGTATTTAAGTATCACATTTCTGAGGTgctaaaattttgatatatttctGAAACTGTGGTTGTTTATGTCTCAGGGATAGCTGGGAAGATGGAAACCCAGGATCATGGGGAACAAATTCACTGTATCCGGTAAGAATCAATCTCTTACATATTGATATGGCTTAGTGGGTGGTTACtagttaatattaaattaatccTCCTCTATTTCCTAGCCGGAGAGTCCTTATTCGCGGCCACATGAAGCAGCTACGCCTGGATCAGGGTGGGATAGTAGCACTCCTGGTCGTAGTTATAGTGATGCTGGAACACCAAGAGATGGTTTGGTCTACTGTATCTTTATGCTTTTgcggatttttttttgctttatgaAGCTTTTTTCTGATGATCACATACGTTTTTCTCATGCAGCTAATGTCCCAAGTCCTTATCAACCTATGACACCAAGCTCGGCTTCCTACCTACCTAGCACCCCTGGAGGACAACCAATGACTCCTGGAGCTGATCTCGATGTCAAGTCTCCTGATATAGGTGCCTGTCTCTTATTAATGAAAATGAAATCTCTTGCTTGTCTTGATTCCTCTCtaactaatcatatcttgaagcTTCCATTTCCATATGTTCTTACCTTTCTAGAAACATACCATGACCAAGTGATAGTGTAGGTTAACTCCAACTCTAAATAGGAATTGTTCTACTAGGCTTTTCTGGCAATAGGGTTTAAACCGTTTTGTCTTGAATCTCATATCATCAAGTTAATAAGAAGAGCTTTTGGATTCTCATATTTTTCTTAACTCTCGACTAGGTGGGGACGCAGAAACATGGTTGATGCCTGGTATTTTGGTCAGTGTACACAAGGCCGGAGGAGATAGCCATGCGGGAGTCATCCGAGATGTTCTTCCGGTAAGTCctctttatatatatgcaaagaaaaatatttattggaGAAACATTTCGTTGGTGCTGTTTTATAAAAGACTCTTGTTCCTATTTGTGATAATTTTTCGGGTCATCAGGATGGGTCCTGTCTAATCGCTCGTGGAGACAGAGGTGAAGGCGAAACTGTTATGGCGATACAGAGCGAAGTGAGGTTAGTTTGTCCGAGGAAGAACGAGCGAGTGAAGGTTGTAGGAGGCAAGCATCGTGGTTCATTAGCTAAGCTCATTGGTCTGGACGGATCTGACGGTATAGTCAAGCTAGATGACACTCTCGACGTCAAGATTCTAGACCTGGGTTTATTAGCCAAGCTAGCCATGCGTGACTGACTCCATTTTCTCGAGCTTTTCATCAAATCCATAGGATATTATATATCTAGTTAATTGCTCTCTGTATTTACTTCTTAAACCTAAATTTCCGTATTATTGATGGATTATAAATGAAGTGTAGAATCCAAATGAAGTGAAGACGGCTTTTATGTTTTGGCTTATGCTGGAAAAAACTTTGAATCTGAAAGCAAACTATGCTACAATGTCTAGACATAACGAAGTGCTTCTGTTGATCTTCAAAGGCTTGATAACACAAGCTTTATTTCCTTCCTACTCCTCATCACTAATGCAGACATGGCTTGCCTAGTATATCTCACTGAACCATCGCAACTCTACTTCTCGACATCAAAATCCCCCCATCGTCTTCTCCACCGCTCGACTCTCCATTAACTCTGCGACCATCGTAACTTGTCGCGAAGAAATCTCTTCGTTTCTATCCTATTGGGCCTTTTGGTCTCTTGATTTAATGTGGGTTTTGTTTTAAACTGGGTTTGGTTGGGCTCTAAACACTAAAGCTTAGAGCAGCATTATCGCTGCCTCTTAGCCCGCCTCTTAGCCcaagaaaacatttaaaaacaataaagagGCAAGTCTTGGGTAAGGGCTGGAAGACCCGCCCCTTAGGGACACGTGTGAAGCGGTGGTTCTCCTCCGCGACCTCTCTCTCGGtggttgaaaaaaaaaccaaagtCTTTTGAttcttcctctctttctctgttcGTCTCTATCTCTTCCTCTCTATCCCTTCGTCTCTGTCTCTCTGATCGGACCTCCGTTTGGATCTCTGTTCCAAGTCGAAACCAGAGAACTCTTGTTGAGAGTTGCGATTGTCTCTCTCGATCTTCTCCAACCCCTtgattgtttttcttcttctggtaAGCTCGTTTTCTCTCTTCACCGTTGCCGGCGATCTCCACGATGACACCTGCTCGTGTTCTCTTCTGTTTCATTTCTGAATCAGTTTCTCTAGATCATATAATTTCTGAAGAAATCTTCAATTTTCTATGTATGGAAGCCATTAGAGAGATATCAAAGCATCAAACTTTTGTTCATCGTTCAATTTTGTTCAATTTTCGATCTCACGGAAGCCATTAGAGAGATAAAGGTCAACACTTTATTCATCGTTCCATGGTTTTTCATGTGTGTGTATGATATCAAAGCATCaaacttttgtttgtttagtaGTTAGACGGTGTGGTTAAGACGTTGCTAAAGTATTGTGTGATACTAAAGGattaagtttttgtttgtttcgttGTTGGACGATGTGGTTAGTTGCTGAACTATCACTTGTCAAACGAGTATTAGATCATGAATGTTTTGTTTAATGGTAGTACTGTGAGAGTTGAAGATTATATAAACTTGTAATTTCTGTTGCTGAATTCGTCAAATCATTCACTTGATTTTGTAAGAGTGTAATGCGATGTTTTAATCTGATGTCACATCTTGCTTGTCTTCCTTTCTGTATGTTTTATAACTACCACGGGTCTAAAGTTAATTTTATGGATGTTGTTTATGCTTTGAAGAGGCAAGGTCGCAGTCGCACTCTCTATGGCGTCGGACGAGGCTGCTTCTTGAGCTTGACGCTGCTCCTAGCTTGTCTCAGAAACATCAGCAGATTGCAAAGAGGGAAGGAGCTGTCAAAGAGAAGGTAACTCATTGATTCTAACTCCGCTTTTCATGGGAACTGTGTTAAAAGCAGTGGACTGTAATCATATTGCTTGTATTGAAAACTTGCAGATCATAGTCTATTCTTCTGCAAAAGCCTTTAGAGGAAGCAAAAAGGACAGAAGCATTGCAGAATGACCATGCCTGTGTTGGATCATTTCAGAGCTTCATGAATTATTGATAGCTCGTGGTGGTTTAGTAATGTTGATGTCACTGGGATCACTCGTGGAAAGGTTTTCAGGTGAAGACTGATTTTAAAACTatgatcttttctttttcttagatAGAACGTAGGTGTTAGAATAGTCAAGTAACAATGTGCTTTAGTGTCTAGAGTTAATGGATGTGTTGTTGATGTAATTTTCTTGGATCACAAGGTTTCAGTGcatagaatgaaaaaaaaataagaacccCAAAATAGGAGACTACCATTGGAGACCAAAAATTAAGGCAACTCTTACCTAAGGTtcttaattagttttaattactaaaataatgaaTAAGAACCCCAAATGGGGTtatgggttaatcatgctcttatgcTTGTATCTTTTACATTTCTTTTgcattttaatttgaaagctaaagttcaaaaaaaaaaacaagctttATTTCCTTTGGATACATATGTGAACATGACAAACAAAAACTCGGCCCAGTGTGTGTCCAAAAACTAAAGCTGACGTGGCGAACAATGATTTGTTATACTATCGTGTCGAGCATATTTTTCTCACAACGCCACGATTTAGCAATTAatcaataaattcaaaaaagaaattaagtaTAAGAGGAAGACCTTCGTCTTCGTTGACCATCATCAAACACTAAAcgctctttctttctttctttctccgcCGTGCGTAAGGCTAAAATTATCAAACCCGTCGGTCTCGGAGGTGATCGCTCTTCCCCTTCTCTCTACATTCCTTATAAACATTTCGGATCTCTGATTGTTTCCCCTCAAACATTTTCTTGCTTGGGATACAAATCGGGTGTGTGGCATTGATCAGATCTGTGTTGATTGTTGATCTAGCGTTTCTTAGATCTGTTTCGCATCTTCTATTCATCGAATTTTATATATGGATCAATAGATCTGGTGTTTAGATCAACCACTTGAGATAAAGTAAAGTTTGCATCTTTGTTCAGATTCATTGATTAATGTGTAATGCTGACGAGCTAGATTCGTTAATTTTTGTGGGGTTTGTTTGTTCGCGTGTAAAGCTTACAACTTTGGATCGATAGATCTGATGATGTAGTTCTGATCGAATGCAGATACAGGTTGATTTGGTACTACATCAATGGGAGGAGGATTTAGAGTTTTGCATTTGGTGAGGCCGTTCTTGGCCTTTCTGCCTGAGGTGCAGAGTGCTGACAGGAAGGTGCCTTTCAGAGAGAAGGTTATCTACACTGTCATCtctctcttcatctttcttgtcTGCAGTCAGCTTCCTCTCTATGGTATTCATTCAACGACGGGTGCCGATCCTTTCTACTGGATGCGTGTCATTCTTGCTTCCAACCGTGGGACTGTGATGGAGCTCGGTATTACTCCTATCGTCACGTCTGGGCTCGTGATGCAGCTCTTGGCGGGTTCTAAGATTATTGAGGTTGACAACAATGTCCGTGAGGACCGTGCCCTCTTGTAAGTAACGTTGTTGTTTCTGCTTTAGAATGCCTAGAATGAACTATGTGAATTGCATCTGTAGTCGAACTGTGTCTGTGTCTGGTTTGTTTTGATCATGTCTTTTCTGTTTTAGGAAAATCGTAAAGCTGTGGTCGTGTGAGTTCTTATTCTGTTTTTGGACTTGCTTTGTAGGAACGGTGCTCAGAAGCTTCTAGGTATTCTGATAGCCATCGGTGAGGCTGTTGCATATGTTCTTTCTGGAATGTATGGCCCCGTTGGACAGCTCGGTGTTGGTAACGCCATTCTCATCATCCTCCAGCTTTTCTTTGCCGGAATCATTGTTATCTGCCTTGACGAGCTTCTTCAGAAGGGATACGGTCTTGGCTCAGGAATCTCCCTTTTCATTGCCACCAACATCTGGTAGGATGAGTTCTTCCTTTCCTTTTTTAAATCCCTATCACAAGATCATTTTTGGTAAACGGAATGCTTAAAAAGTTTGAATTGGTGATACGCAGTGAGAGCATTATCTGGAAGGCATTTAGCCCAACGACCATCAACACTGGTCGTGGAGCTGAGTTTGAAGGTGCTGTTATTGCATTGTTCCATATGCTGATAACCAAGTCCAACAAGGTTGCAGCTCTCCGCCAAGCGTTCTACCGGCAAAACCTTCCAAACGTTACCAACTTGCTTGCCACAGTTCTGATCTTCCTTATTGTGATCTACTTCCAAGGGTTCCGTGTGGTCTTGCCTGTGAGATCAAAGAATGCCCGTGGGCAACAGGGTTCTTACCCAATCAAGCTGTTCTACACCTCTAACATGCCCATCATTCTCCAATCTGCTCTCGTCTCAAATCTTTACTTCATCTCTCAGGTACATACATTATATCCATATACGAACGTTTGAATTATGTCCACAATAACTTAATGCTAACGTTCTATCTCTGCGTGGTCAACAGCTTCTCTACAGGAAGTTCAGTGGAAACTTCTTTGTAAACCTATTGGGACAATGGAAAGAATCTGAGTACAGTGGGCAATCTATTCCAGTTAGTGGTCTGGCTTACCTCATCACAGCTCCAGCAAGGTAATGCAAATTATCTTCCAATATCCATTTTAATCCATCAAATTGTTATATGCATCAATCGGTTCaatgaattaattttactaTATGGTTGCAGCTTCTCGGACATGGCAGCTCACCCGTTCCATGCTTTGTTCTACATTGTTTTCATGCTCACTGCTTGTGCTCTTTTCTCAAAGACATGGATTGAAGTCTCTGGATCTTCTGCTAGGGACGTAGCTAAGCAGCTCAAGGTATTAAAATCAAAACAGCTCGCAATACATAACTCGAGTACATCATACATGGTGTGTTGGGTATTTGATATTGAAAAACTCCATGCGTGACAGGAACAACAAATGGTGATGCCTGGACACAGAGAGTCAAACTTACAGAAGGAGCTGAACAGGTATATCCCAACAGCAGCAGCTTTCGGAGGAGTGTGTATTGGTGCACTGACCGTTCTAGCTGATTTCATGGGAGCCATTGGGTCGGGCACTGGAATTCTTTTGGCGGTCACAATCATATATCAATATTTCGAGACCTTTGAGAAGGAAAAGGCAAGTGAACTCGGCTTCTTCGGGTTCTAAGTTAGCCTAACTTTGCTTAGCAAAGGGAGAGTTAAAACAGAGAAGGCACTTTAGCTTCTGTGCCAGCCTCAAATGGTTGGAACAGACCGTTTGAGGATAGCATTTGGGGTAgacttttttgttgttttaacaAAACTTTCACTTGTAGTTtctctttttaatataattttatgtttttatgttactTTAAAAAGTTGAATACCTGATAGACACTTTTCTCATGTATGTTTCTAGGAGTTTCAAACATGATCGAATAAAcagttttacatttttgaattAAAAGAAGTATATCTCTTGTGGCAAATGTGGAAAATCATGAAGATCTGTCTTCAATAATGTCATGGGTGATCTTATTTCAAAGTCACGGAACCTGAACCTACAGTTTTAAGTTaatgctatatatataaagcattATGTTGGTTGCTAATGATAATTGTTAAGTATCCAAAGAATATAAGCGCGACCATGAGTTTCCCAAGCAGACTCTTGACCCGTATAAAGAAAGCCAGTGAGAATTCAAAAGCATAAAAATGAAAGCTGTTGAACAAAAACCGAAGATACTATACAAGTTGGAACACAAAGACAAAGCTATAAGCCTATAAGcctttgcttttttttctttggttctTCAGTTGCATTGATCAAAATTTGAGTTTGCTTGTTTTCAAAGTTTACAGAAGATGACAAATACACTCACAGTGACATGGTGAGGATCCGTTCTTTTCTCTTTCACTCTCCCTACCCAACAACTCAAATAACCGATAACCTATATAACTGGCTCTCAGCTTTATAGCCACGGCTACGTGACAAGTACACAAAACCCATGAGGCTGAAACTGCCTAGTAAGAGTTTTGCCAGAGGTGCTGCTGCTGAGTTTGCTTTGAAGGTTGGCCTTGCGAGCCACCCTCCCTTGGGTTTTGCTGTTGGTGCTCCATTGACATTCCGGTCTGTGACTGATAGTAGTTAGGGTAACCGAGCGATCCATGTTGCTGCTGCGCCTGTTGCTGAGCTTGTCGAAGTTGCTGAGCTTGCTGTTGTGCTTGAAGGTTGTAGTAGGCATTGCTCTGGACACCAGACATTGTTTGAGAACCAGGTCCATGAACCCATAAAGGCGAGTTATCATTCTGCGATCAAACAAACAGGTCAAAAGAAAGATCTTTTCATGCAAGTGTCATAATGAGAAA encodes:
- the LOC106437814 gene encoding putative transcription elongation factor SPT5 homolog 2 encodes the protein MAHHSDSDDEDYSYDDESEFDEEEEEEPRSSRKKRGRSNPDSVPGGARGKKRKPSGSIFIEDDVIVDDEEDNDDDVEDGFIEHGEADLGAEDVVGRRHRHFHEPAAFRSRVGAEEYLDFMQEKYSNPRAEYDDDDDYEDEEAVTEVDQQSLLPSVRDPKLWMVKCAIGREREVAVCLMQKAVDRGSDFKIKSVIALDHLQNFIYIEADMEAHVKEAIKGMRNIFANHKILLVPIREMADVLSVRSKTLELARDTWVRMKLGIYKGDLAQVVDVDDVRRRVTVKLIPRIDLQLLADKQEGSVIVKKKAFVPPPRFMNVDEARELHIRVERRRDRMTGDYFENIGNMLFKDGFLYKKVSTKSISTLNVTPTFDELERFKKANENGEIDFVDMSTLFANRKKGHFMKGDEVIVIKGDLKNMKGWVERVDEENVLIRSEMKGLNNPLAVNERELCKYFEPGNHVKVVSGTHKEATGMVVKVDQHVLFLLTDTTKQQIRVFADHVVKSAEVTNGVTKMGEYELHDLVLLSNLSFGVIIKLDNEAIQVLKGVPGRPELAIVKHGEIKYKIEKKTTVKDRYKNVMTVKDVVRVTEGPSKGKQGPVMHIYKGVLFLHDRHNVEHAGFVCVKCSSCVLSGGSYSGADRIVDSFSRLANSKPPAPVPPSPRRFQRADLGYNSGSGGRHWSGRGGRGNDLLVGAYVRVRLGPYKGYRGRIVEVKEKTVRLEHEAKIVTVNRDAIADGNDNVATPSQYNMGSQTPMHPSRTPLHPCMTPMRDSGGLLPSATPIHSGMRTPMRDRAWNPYTPMSPPRDSWEDGNPGSWGTNSLYPPESPYSRPHEAATPGSGWDSSTPGRSYSDAGTPRDANVPSPYQPMTPSSASYLPSTPGGQPMTPGADLDVKSPDIGGDAETWLMPGILVSVHKAGGDSHAGVIRDVLPDGSCLIARGDRGEGETVMAIQSEVRLVCPRKNERVKVVGGKHRGSLAKLIGLDGSDGIVKLDDTLDVKILDLGLLAKLAMRD
- the LOC106437815 gene encoding protein transport protein Sec61 subunit alpha-like; this translates as MGGGFRVLHLVRPFLAFLPEVQSADRKVPFREKVIYTVISLFIFLVCSQLPLYGIHSTTGADPFYWMRVILASNRGTVMELGITPIVTSGLVMQLLAGSKIIEVDNNVREDRALLNGAQKLLGILIAIGEAVAYVLSGMYGPVGQLGVGNAILIILQLFFAGIIVICLDELLQKGYGLGSGISLFIATNICESIIWKAFSPTTINTGRGAEFEGAVIALFHMLITKSNKVAALRQAFYRQNLPNVTNLLATVLIFLIVIYFQGFRVVLPVRSKNARGQQGSYPIKLFYTSNMPIILQSALVSNLYFISQLLYRKFSGNFFVNLLGQWKESEYSGQSIPVSGLAYLITAPASFSDMAAHPFHALFYIVFMLTACALFSKTWIEVSGSSARDVAKQLKEQQMVMPGHRESNLQKELNRYIPTAAAFGGVCIGALTVLADFMGAIGSGTGILLAVTIIYQYFETFEKEKASELGFFGF